From the Oleiphilus messinensis genome, one window contains:
- a CDS encoding substrate-binding periplasmic protein: protein MPLHQTIRTLCVFMVLISARAMADCPERLTVGWESWEPFMYLNSEGQLTGLDIELARAIGMVMTCNLVFIEIPFKRHLLELKRGKIDVASSVQYTAERAEFARYSNAYRSSGMHLIIRAGERKCYPFKSLEDVARSTLVLGSTTGYFYGNEVNALLARTDTAITHEAVLSDEQNVRKLIANRIDAFLGDPVVAFRVAQRFGLSKQIEVHPLPVHSTTFYLIGSKLSVSEATMDSINMALEELEANGALRGILQQYMPPVDIHNPN from the coding sequence ATGCCACTCCACCAAACCATTCGCACGCTGTGCGTATTTATGGTGCTGATTTCTGCTCGAGCGATGGCTGATTGTCCAGAGCGCTTAACTGTTGGCTGGGAATCGTGGGAGCCGTTTATGTACCTGAATAGTGAAGGGCAGCTAACGGGACTGGATATCGAATTAGCCCGTGCAATCGGGATGGTAATGACATGCAATCTGGTATTTATAGAAATACCGTTCAAGCGACATTTGCTGGAACTGAAGCGTGGCAAAATCGATGTTGCCTCGTCAGTCCAGTATACTGCTGAGCGTGCAGAATTTGCGCGTTATTCCAATGCCTATCGCTCTTCTGGAATGCATTTGATTATTCGTGCGGGAGAGCGCAAATGTTATCCCTTCAAAAGCCTCGAAGACGTTGCCCGGAGTACGCTGGTTTTGGGGAGTACGACTGGCTACTTTTATGGCAACGAAGTGAACGCGCTTTTGGCGCGTACAGACACGGCGATCACCCACGAAGCTGTTCTATCCGATGAGCAGAATGTCCGAAAACTGATTGCCAATCGGATAGATGCATTTCTGGGGGATCCGGTTGTTGCATTTCGTGTGGCCCAACGTTTTGGACTGAGTAAGCAAATAGAAGTGCATCCCTTGCCTGTTCATTCCACCACTTTTTATTTAATCGGGAGTAAACTTTCTGTTTCGGAGGCTACCATGGATTCGATCAATATGGCGTTGGAAGAGTTGGAAGCAAATGGTGCGTTACGCGGTATCCTGCAGCAATATATGCCGCCGGTTGACATACATAATCCTAATTAG
- a CDS encoding helix-turn-helix domain-containing protein — MIPLETLQRPLGMADPHASKIAIAQCENELASITNEFDFLYNLKETIRDKISKVPSLESVADNFFVSSRTLKRRLKEEGTTYQKLVDDIRLEESKKLMCNPDLSLQHIAERVGYQDPANFTRAFKKWTGDPPSIYRENLFKTSKALSR, encoded by the coding sequence ATGATTCCCCTTGAAACACTGCAACGACCTTTGGGTATGGCAGACCCGCATGCATCAAAAATCGCCATCGCGCAATGCGAAAATGAGCTCGCCAGCATAACCAATGAATTTGATTTCCTGTACAACTTGAAAGAAACAATACGGGACAAAATCAGTAAAGTGCCTTCGTTAGAAAGCGTCGCCGATAATTTTTTTGTCTCGAGCAGGACGTTGAAACGACGCCTGAAAGAAGAAGGCACCACCTATCAAAAGTTAGTCGATGATATCCGTCTGGAAGAATCCAAAAAATTGATGTGCAATCCGGACTTGAGCCTGCAGCACATTGCAGAAAGAGTCGGTTATCAGGATCCGGCGAATTTCACCCGCGCATTCAAGAAGTGGACTGGGGATCCGCCTTCCATCTATCGGGAAAATCTATTCAAGACCAGCAAAGCTTTGTCCAGATGA
- a CDS encoding methylated-DNA--[protein]-cysteine S-methyltransferase gives MPDIHVQTLETPIGELLLGTFEGKLCLCDWRYRKMRSAVDNRIQTLLKAQYQTTTDSTIKQAEQELSEYFAGERTHFTIPLLFAGSEFQQRVWQALLNVEYGQTTTYGALAKDLEQPKAVRAVASANGANALSIIVPCHRVIGSDGSLVGYAGGIKAKEKLLKLENSLLF, from the coding sequence ATGCCAGATATTCATGTCCAAACTCTAGAGACCCCGATTGGTGAACTTTTGCTGGGCACGTTCGAGGGCAAACTATGCTTGTGCGATTGGCGCTATCGCAAAATGCGCAGTGCGGTTGATAACCGTATTCAGACGCTTTTAAAAGCGCAATATCAAACTACAACAGACAGCACCATCAAACAGGCCGAGCAGGAATTGAGTGAGTACTTTGCCGGAGAACGAACTCACTTTACCATCCCGCTCTTATTCGCTGGGAGCGAATTTCAACAACGCGTTTGGCAGGCTTTGCTCAATGTCGAATATGGCCAAACCACAACTTATGGCGCACTGGCCAAAGATCTTGAGCAACCGAAAGCTGTTCGGGCAGTCGCCAGTGCCAATGGCGCAAATGCACTATCGATTATCGTCCCCTGCCATCGCGTCATCGGAAGTGATGGCAGTCTGGTGGGTTATGCGGGAGGCATTAAAGCCAAGGAAAAACTGCTAAAACTCGAGAATAGTCTATTGTTTTAA
- a CDS encoding MerR family transcriptional regulator has translation MAEFLSIGAAAFLLGVAVSTLLRWEKESRFFSDFRTPGGHRRKNQRAIA, from the coding sequence ATGGCTGAATTTCTATCGATAGGCGCTGCCGCTTTTCTGCTGGGTGTGGCCGTTTCCACCCTTCTTCGCTGGGAAAAAGAATCACGATTTTTCTCAGATTTCCGTACGCCTGGTGGCCATCGTCGTAAAAATCAACGAGCCATCGCCTAG
- a CDS encoding DUF445 domain-containing protein — translation MSTICSNYCTRDKQLELCGRPRQALSIPILFQVAAYIVNIDVILSHPDLWKYISIPIVAGLVGWSTNWLAVKLMFVPLEFKGYKPFFLGWQGVIPSKAEKMAKVIVDKGLQSLATVSEVYNQIDRSALSEQIVKMMDPRIEEYVDDLMNQDNAALWEKVPDAFKRRIYENVRKQMPIITDKMLEDIGDKIDDMFDLEDMVVSILTKNKELLNRIFLEAGKAEFKFIVSSGMYFGAAFGLLQMALWIFTQNWWILPLFGLIVGYATNAIALKIIFKPLHPVHFGPYTIQGLFLKRQSEVARVLCRITTEEVITINNILYSMLTGPKSERTKRLIQTQVRKAIDETTSWGSLGIGTPITRAFIGTQSYIDLKAQAAELALNTAESELMHNKAFSEGQSEIIFELLRSRMEELSTEEFQDVIRPAFQEDEWKLIILGALLGLAAGFAQLFGMFGGIM, via the coding sequence ATGAGCACAATTTGTTCGAACTATTGCACACGTGATAAACAGCTTGAGCTGTGTGGTAGACCGAGGCAAGCCTTATCGATTCCCATTTTGTTCCAGGTAGCGGCTTATATTGTGAATATCGATGTCATTCTCTCTCATCCTGATTTATGGAAATACATAAGTATCCCCATTGTGGCGGGTCTGGTTGGTTGGAGTACCAACTGGCTTGCCGTCAAATTAATGTTTGTGCCTTTAGAGTTTAAAGGTTACAAACCATTCTTTCTCGGCTGGCAGGGCGTTATTCCCTCAAAAGCAGAAAAAATGGCAAAAGTGATTGTCGATAAAGGCCTGCAATCACTGGCGACCGTGTCAGAGGTATACAACCAGATCGATCGCAGCGCGCTGTCGGAACAAATCGTCAAGATGATGGATCCACGCATTGAAGAATATGTCGATGATTTGATGAATCAGGACAATGCCGCCTTATGGGAAAAAGTCCCGGATGCATTCAAGCGCCGAATTTATGAGAACGTTCGAAAGCAAATGCCGATTATTACGGACAAAATGCTGGAAGACATTGGGGACAAAATTGATGATATGTTTGACCTCGAAGATATGGTTGTGTCGATACTAACCAAGAACAAGGAGCTACTGAACCGGATATTTCTTGAGGCCGGGAAAGCCGAGTTCAAATTTATTGTTTCCTCCGGTATGTACTTCGGCGCTGCATTCGGCCTGTTACAAATGGCGCTGTGGATTTTCACACAAAACTGGTGGATTTTGCCTTTATTTGGTTTGATCGTCGGGTACGCAACGAATGCCATTGCATTGAAAATTATCTTCAAACCCCTGCACCCAGTACACTTCGGGCCTTACACCATTCAGGGACTGTTCCTGAAGCGGCAATCCGAGGTGGCGCGCGTACTCTGTCGCATTACTACCGAAGAAGTCATCACCATCAATAACATTCTTTATTCGATGTTAACGGGCCCCAAGTCAGAGCGCACCAAACGCCTGATTCAAACCCAGGTCCGAAAAGCCATCGATGAAACAACCAGCTGGGGCTCGCTGGGGATCGGCACACCCATCACGAGAGCATTTATCGGGACGCAATCCTATATCGATCTCAAAGCACAGGCTGCCGAGCTCGCCCTGAATACTGCTGAAAGCGAATTAATGCACAACAAAGCCTTCAGCGAAGGACAGTCGGAAATTATTTTCGAACTCCTGCGCAGCCGCATGGAGGAACTCTCAACCGAAGAATTCCAGGATGTCATTCGACCCGCATTCCAAGAGGATGAATGGAAACTCATCATTCTCGGTGCACTGTTAGGACTTGCAGCAGGCTTCGCACAGCTCTTCGGAATGTTTGGCGGAATCATGTAG
- a CDS encoding SDR family NAD(P)-dependent oxidoreductase, whose amino-acid sequence MDESDDISETQIDINLTGVILGCKLALPRMIRRGSGHIVNVSSMAGMVPIPGLAVYCATKFAVVGLTKTLREEYRDTGINFSTIMPCKVTTELALGSDEAAKGVPTSTPEEIAAAVLKSIAHELTEVTIPSYLGYSPAILNLTPFS is encoded by the coding sequence GTGGATGAATCCGATGACATATCGGAAACGCAAATCGATATAAACTTAACCGGCGTGATACTGGGCTGCAAACTTGCACTGCCGAGGATGATTCGCCGAGGGAGCGGGCATATTGTTAATGTTTCGTCCATGGCGGGCATGGTACCGATCCCCGGGCTGGCAGTCTATTGTGCGACCAAGTTTGCCGTGGTGGGGCTAACGAAAACACTGCGGGAAGAGTATCGGGATACGGGTATCAACTTCAGCACGATAATGCCCTGCAAGGTCACAACCGAACTGGCGTTAGGAAGCGATGAGGCAGCAAAAGGTGTACCCACCTCAACGCCTGAGGAAATTGCTGCTGCGGTTCTGAAGTCAATTGCTCATGAATTAACGGAAGTCACTATACCCAGCTATCTGGGGTACTCGCCTGCGATTCTAAACCTGACACCGTTTTCATAA
- a CDS encoding IS1380 family transposase, with amino-acid sequence MIKNTHKSAKKPAAKIRYQHTGKKLTSQAGIIPAMHFLDHIGFTEACQKHLDLQRGNTARYSLGDSIYLTIIGIIAGATSLRKVVSVWADQVLREVGGWLSIPDDSTLGRIFRRGKLKHVTQLEQINHTLRQGIWHRALKSGTWLPGTLYRGWIDVDSTVKTVYGQQEGAEKGYNPTKKGSNSYHPLVAFCSHTKEILQAWLRSGSTYTSNGIVGFMQQLSAQMPPKMRLLFRGDSGFFVGELMDWLDQARHGYLIKVKLKGLAALLDKQAWQRVPGHTDWEQCDFFHQCGQWERSRRFVAVRRKTALITKGPQQALLNEPVYDYFCYVTTERLSPWQAHTTYGKRATCETWLDEAKNQMGLAQIKSHDFMASSLIFQCAVLAYNTVRWMALLSDNDELKRWEIQTIRTFLVRTAGQLLRGGNQLKVNVPSNHLHPTPWADWLKLSFIH; translated from the coding sequence ATGATCAAGAATACCCATAAAAGTGCCAAAAAACCAGCCGCAAAAATTCGCTATCAACACACCGGAAAAAAGCTGACTAGTCAAGCTGGCATTATCCCTGCCATGCATTTCCTCGATCACATCGGTTTTACCGAGGCTTGCCAGAAGCATCTTGATTTGCAACGCGGCAACACGGCTCGTTACAGCTTGGGCGACTCAATCTACCTAACGATTATCGGCATCATCGCCGGTGCCACTTCGCTCAGGAAGGTGGTTTCTGTGTGGGCAGATCAGGTGCTGCGTGAAGTGGGGGGGTGGCTATCGATTCCAGATGACAGTACATTGGGTCGTATTTTCCGTCGTGGAAAGCTCAAGCATGTCACCCAGCTCGAACAGATTAATCACACCTTGCGTCAGGGAATTTGGCATAGAGCATTGAAGTCCGGTACTTGGTTGCCCGGAACCCTCTATCGAGGCTGGATTGATGTGGACTCGACTGTCAAAACCGTTTACGGTCAACAGGAAGGTGCTGAAAAAGGCTACAACCCAACGAAAAAAGGCTCTAATTCTTATCATCCACTGGTTGCCTTTTGCAGCCACACCAAAGAAATTTTGCAAGCATGGTTGCGCAGTGGCAGCACCTACACCAGCAACGGCATTGTAGGCTTCATGCAGCAACTTTCTGCGCAGATGCCACCCAAAATGCGGCTGCTATTCCGAGGTGATTCAGGATTCTTTGTTGGAGAGCTCATGGACTGGCTGGATCAGGCTCGCCATGGTTACCTGATTAAAGTGAAACTCAAAGGCCTTGCCGCTTTGTTGGACAAGCAAGCTTGGCAACGAGTACCGGGTCATACCGATTGGGAACAGTGTGACTTTTTCCATCAATGCGGTCAATGGGAGCGGTCACGTCGCTTTGTTGCTGTGCGGCGTAAAACTGCTCTCATCACCAAAGGCCCTCAACAAGCCTTGCTGAATGAGCCCGTTTACGACTACTTCTGCTACGTAACCACAGAGCGGTTGTCTCCTTGGCAAGCACACACGACATACGGAAAGCGCGCAACTTGTGAAACCTGGTTGGATGAAGCTAAGAACCAAATGGGGCTGGCGCAAATCAAGAGCCATGATTTCATGGCCAGCTCATTAATTTTCCAATGCGCTGTGCTGGCGTATAACACGGTACGCTGGATGGCACTACTGAGCGATAATGACGAATTGAAACGATGGGAAATTCAAACTATCCGAACTTTTCTGGTACGTACTGCTGGACAACTCTTGCGTGGTGGGAATCAGCTTAAGGTCAACGTTCCGAGCAACCATCTTCACCCAACTCCGTGGGCTGACTGGTTAAAGCTGTCGTTTATTCATTGA
- a CDS encoding IS200/IS605 family accessory protein TnpB-related protein translates to MDTPTKTLTFETRLDLIHEQDAALCQYAELWNQVKFRWFANLQKPKAQQLNRTQFMHEMGMPFSYRVFQGVRQSIKGLIQSYQTNRNNRLVTLDVKIKQLEKTLNKLEKRCDHVAEKGCPQQAKQLRNRLRQKEVKLRRWQQKQAALVAEKQENKTPICFGGRKLLKERQTLRTNEGIRDWQCRWHEARHREFLLVGSHDESWGCQNAQLSPSEQEDAYQLKLLVPHQLRATFGTTIHIDRLQFKHGKATIAQAVWQNQVKKHDKSIKGQSLSFRFKRDKKGWRLLVSVEVAGPTEQAEWIDAGQGVIGVDVNPDHLAVVELDRNGNPLQHRTFDLPLHYKNDAQRAAIIGDAVRDLMDFAAQQGKAVVIEKLDFQQKKRQYQKQDHPQYARMLNAFAYGKIKDLIETQSIKRGIRLYHVNPAYTSLLGRMKYRDRHGFSDHHAAALVIGRRHYGFKEKPPKQLIGINAKGTVKTEHPPVRMALGDFQYYTKLQRWYEPLEKSLDFLSGWRHFRCVNRVSYSVEARLGGRPGMNPDLIQESTPLLSAHPAL, encoded by the coding sequence GTGGATACGCCAACCAAAACACTCACCTTTGAAACCCGGCTTGATTTGATTCATGAGCAGGATGCGGCATTGTGTCAATATGCCGAGCTGTGGAATCAAGTGAAATTTCGTTGGTTTGCTAACTTACAAAAGCCTAAAGCCCAGCAATTGAATCGTACCCAGTTTATGCATGAAATGGGGATGCCGTTCAGCTATCGGGTATTTCAAGGCGTACGGCAAAGCATTAAAGGGCTAATCCAGTCTTACCAAACTAATCGAAACAACCGATTGGTGACGCTGGACGTTAAAATCAAACAGCTGGAGAAAACACTCAACAAACTAGAGAAGCGCTGTGATCATGTTGCAGAGAAAGGCTGCCCGCAACAGGCGAAACAACTTCGCAACAGGCTACGACAGAAGGAAGTGAAACTGCGTCGTTGGCAGCAAAAGCAGGCCGCCTTGGTGGCTGAAAAACAGGAAAATAAAACCCCCATTTGTTTCGGCGGTCGAAAGCTGCTGAAAGAGCGACAAACACTAAGAACCAATGAAGGGATCAGGGATTGGCAATGTCGCTGGCACGAAGCGCGACACCGTGAATTTCTCTTGGTGGGTTCGCATGATGAATCCTGGGGCTGTCAAAATGCCCAGCTATCGCCCAGTGAGCAAGAAGATGCTTACCAGCTAAAACTCTTGGTGCCCCATCAATTACGCGCTACGTTTGGCACGACCATTCACATTGATCGCCTGCAATTCAAGCATGGTAAGGCGACGATTGCCCAAGCCGTTTGGCAGAATCAGGTTAAAAAACACGATAAATCAATCAAAGGGCAATCCCTGAGTTTTCGATTTAAGCGAGACAAAAAAGGTTGGCGGTTACTCGTTAGCGTGGAAGTGGCAGGACCAACAGAGCAAGCAGAGTGGATCGATGCTGGTCAAGGAGTCATTGGTGTGGATGTCAACCCGGATCACTTAGCGGTCGTCGAGCTGGATAGAAACGGTAACCCACTGCAACACCGAACGTTTGACTTACCGTTACACTATAAGAATGATGCTCAACGGGCGGCCATTATTGGGGATGCCGTACGAGACCTGATGGACTTTGCCGCGCAGCAAGGTAAAGCGGTGGTGATCGAAAAGCTGGATTTTCAGCAGAAGAAACGGCAATACCAAAAGCAGGATCATCCTCAGTATGCCCGCATGTTGAATGCCTTTGCTTACGGCAAGATCAAGGACTTGATTGAAACGCAAAGCATAAAACGCGGCATACGCCTTTATCACGTCAATCCGGCTTATACCTCATTATTGGGGCGGATGAAATATCGCGATCGACACGGTTTTTCAGATCACCATGCGGCCGCGTTAGTGATTGGTCGTCGGCATTATGGCTTTAAAGAAAAGCCGCCAAAACAACTCATTGGTATTAACGCGAAGGGTACCGTTAAGACCGAGCATCCGCCTGTAAGGATGGCGCTCGGGGATTTTCAGTATTACACCAAACTTCAGCGTTGGTACGAACCACTCGAAAAATCATTAGATTTTCTGAGTGGCTGGCGTCACTTTCGTTGTGTGAATCGGGTTAGTTACTCCGTCGAGGCTCGCCTTGGTGGTAGACCGGGCATGAATCCCGACTTGATTCAGGAAAGCACTCCACTGCTTTCCGCGCACCCTGCGCTGTAG
- a CDS encoding DMT family transporter, translated as MSVLMMGFVPVLIFGIDANEATIGFARLAIGSFGIALLMMARREFRQISRRELFWLASLGIMFAVHWYLYFWSIKRAGAALAAIAVCTFGIHLLLVNRVAYGDTIRRIDLCAVAIAIGGVIIATPFHADSFEQGIGFIVGVFSGFLYACLPPINRQIAHLPTNFRALGQFGFGFIGFLFLWPLTEWQTLQQHDWYGLLALGVVCTIGAHTLWNKVSTELPGNLTAVISYLYIPLAMLLSALFLDEAITWQMVAGATLIITANLLVALTPKAKSALSDP; from the coding sequence CTGTCCGTATTGATGATGGGATTTGTCCCGGTACTCATATTTGGTATTGATGCAAATGAAGCTACGATTGGTTTTGCCCGACTGGCGATTGGTTCGTTCGGCATTGCGCTGTTGATGATGGCCCGTCGAGAATTCCGGCAAATTAGCCGACGCGAGTTATTTTGGCTTGCGTCACTGGGTATCATGTTCGCAGTACATTGGTATTTGTACTTCTGGTCAATCAAACGCGCAGGCGCAGCGCTCGCCGCCATTGCAGTCTGTACCTTCGGAATTCACTTATTGCTGGTTAACCGCGTAGCCTACGGAGACACCATCAGGCGTATCGATCTCTGTGCCGTTGCCATCGCTATTGGTGGTGTCATTATCGCCACGCCATTTCATGCTGACTCGTTTGAGCAGGGTATTGGCTTTATCGTTGGCGTATTCAGTGGCTTCCTGTATGCGTGTTTGCCACCGATCAATCGACAAATCGCCCATTTGCCCACAAATTTTCGTGCTTTGGGACAATTTGGCTTTGGCTTCATCGGGTTTCTGTTCCTGTGGCCTTTAACTGAATGGCAAACGCTGCAACAACATGACTGGTATGGCTTGCTTGCACTGGGGGTGGTTTGCACGATCGGAGCGCACACCCTCTGGAACAAAGTCAGCACCGAATTACCGGGTAACCTGACAGCGGTAATCTCTTATCTGTACATCCCCTTGGCGATGCTGTTGAGTGCGCTGTTTTTAGACGAAGCCATTACCTGGCAGATGGTAGCCGGTGCCACGCTGATCATTACTGCAAATTTGCTGGTCGCACTGACACCAAAAGCGAAATCAGCGCTATCGGATCCTTGA
- a CDS encoding ABC transporter transmembrane domain-containing protein, translated as MNTSSPVQNSQSNSSQWTAIVSSAGFLAPYRLPVAYALLALLFTAGITLSIGQGVRLMIDQGFATASPDLLGYYVSIFMVLVVALAVGTFTRYYWVTWIGERVVADIRKTVFNHLINLHPGFYDSNRGLEIQSRLTADTTLLQAVIGSSVSVALRNIIMMIGGVIWLFITNAKLTGIVMVSVPFVIAPILIFGRRVRGLSRQTQDRVADVGSYVGEVLTQIKTVQAYNHQAQDIKQFHHHVDATFAVAKQRIVQRALLISIVIILVLGAVGMMLWIGGMDVIEGSITGGELAAFVFYSILVGAAVGSISEVIGELQRAAGAAERIVELLNARSEIQAPASPTVLPPKIEGNIDLHEITFAYPSRPEVNAIDQLSLQVKPGETLALVGPSGAGKSTLFDLLLRFFDPQSGQIRLENTPIQSLDPEILRSCFALVSQTPTLFYGTIADNLRYGSPTATDEAMIEAAKAANAHDFIAALPNGYQTRLGDAGLGLSGGQKQRLAIARAILSDAPILLLDEATSALDAHSEYLVQQALERLMAGKTTLVIAHRLATVKNADRIAVLNHGKLEAIGTHAQLQESSPLYARLAKLQFETEVPIN; from the coding sequence GTGAATACAAGCTCTCCAGTTCAGAACAGCCAATCAAACTCATCCCAATGGACTGCCATTGTCTCTTCAGCAGGCTTTCTCGCGCCCTATCGACTCCCGGTCGCCTACGCCTTGCTCGCATTGCTATTTACAGCGGGTATAACGCTGTCGATTGGCCAGGGTGTCCGCTTGATGATCGACCAGGGCTTTGCTACCGCATCACCCGACCTGCTTGGGTATTACGTTTCTATATTTATGGTGCTCGTGGTCGCATTGGCCGTCGGGACTTTTACCCGATACTACTGGGTTACCTGGATTGGTGAACGGGTTGTCGCTGATATTCGAAAAACAGTATTCAATCACTTGATCAACCTGCACCCGGGCTTCTACGACAGTAACCGCGGGCTCGAAATTCAATCCCGCCTCACCGCTGATACGACCTTACTACAAGCTGTAATCGGCTCATCTGTTTCCGTCGCCTTGAGAAACATTATTATGATGATCGGTGGCGTGATCTGGCTGTTCATTACCAATGCCAAATTGACTGGCATTGTGATGGTTTCCGTCCCCTTCGTGATCGCCCCTATACTGATTTTTGGCCGCCGCGTGAGGGGCCTCTCCCGACAAACTCAGGATCGGGTTGCGGACGTTGGCTCTTACGTCGGTGAAGTGCTGACTCAAATTAAAACCGTGCAGGCCTACAATCATCAAGCGCAGGACATTAAACAATTTCATCACCATGTTGATGCAACGTTTGCGGTGGCCAAACAAAGAATCGTGCAACGCGCATTACTCATCAGCATTGTCATCATTCTGGTATTGGGTGCGGTTGGTATGATGCTGTGGATCGGCGGAATGGACGTTATCGAGGGCAGCATTACCGGTGGCGAACTGGCGGCCTTTGTGTTTTACAGTATATTAGTCGGGGCAGCAGTCGGCTCTATCAGTGAGGTAATTGGAGAGTTGCAACGCGCAGCCGGTGCCGCAGAACGGATCGTAGAACTACTGAACGCGCGCAGTGAAATTCAAGCTCCCGCCTCTCCTACAGTCTTACCCCCGAAAATTGAAGGCAATATTGACCTGCATGAAATCACCTTTGCCTACCCGAGTAGGCCAGAAGTCAACGCCATAGATCAATTATCTCTGCAAGTGAAACCCGGCGAAACACTCGCACTGGTCGGTCCATCCGGTGCTGGCAAGTCCACACTTTTTGATCTTCTACTGCGTTTCTTTGATCCACAATCCGGGCAGATTCGCCTGGAAAATACCCCTATTCAAAGTCTCGATCCAGAGATACTGCGCAGTTGCTTCGCTTTGGTCTCACAAACTCCCACGCTGTTCTATGGCACCATTGCAGATAATCTGCGTTACGGAAGTCCTACCGCAACAGACGAGGCCATGATCGAAGCCGCCAAAGCCGCCAATGCCCATGATTTTATTGCGGCACTCCCCAACGGTTACCAAACCCGTCTGGGCGATGCCGGACTGGGTTTATCGGGAGGCCAGAAACAACGCCTGGCCATTGCCCGCGCCATTCTCAGCGACGCCCCTATCCTGCTTTTAGATGAAGCGACCAGTGCTCTGGATGCCCACAGTGAGTATTTAGTCCAACAGGCTCTCGAACGCCTTATGGCGGGCAAAACCACGTTGGTGATTGCCCATAGACTGGCCACCGTAAAAAATGCAGATCGCATCGCCGTGCTAAACCATGGCAAGCTGGAAGCCATTGGAACCCACGCCCAACTTCAGGAAAGCTCCCCACTGTATGCCCGACTCGCGAAGTTGCAGTTTGAGACGGAAGTTCCAATAAATTAA
- a CDS encoding substrate-binding periplasmic protein — MALDFLTKEQRRFTLRCCLVLVLTFQALFFSGYSGATETVRIASGEWPPYLSQDLIGYGVSSQLVTAAFKAAGLGVEYAFFPWNRSFASALKGQFDATIGWERTPDRERDFWFSARPILVEQTVLFYLQDNPALKQGIWQADRSRKLLVGTTLGYEYGQKLFDGESQGYFVIYPSPTDELNLKLLVNRRIDLFPIDRLVGIDMMKKHFSNALHNVRYDPEPLRVVELYLLISKNTTRGEWLKARFDEGMNILDQKGVLNEYFEEAHIVPR; from the coding sequence ATGGCGCTCGATTTCCTCACTAAGGAACAGCGCCGTTTTACGTTGCGCTGCTGCTTGGTGCTGGTGCTCACGTTTCAGGCGTTATTCTTTTCGGGGTACTCCGGCGCGACAGAAACCGTTCGCATTGCCAGCGGGGAGTGGCCACCTTATTTATCTCAGGACCTGATTGGCTACGGTGTTTCATCCCAGCTGGTTACGGCGGCTTTCAAAGCTGCTGGACTCGGGGTTGAGTATGCTTTTTTCCCCTGGAATCGCAGTTTTGCCTCTGCCTTGAAGGGACAGTTTGATGCAACGATTGGTTGGGAACGTACTCCGGATCGGGAGCGTGATTTCTGGTTTAGTGCCCGCCCTATTTTGGTAGAGCAAACGGTGCTGTTTTATTTGCAAGATAATCCGGCATTAAAGCAAGGCATTTGGCAGGCTGATCGAAGCCGAAAGTTACTGGTGGGTACCACTCTTGGTTATGAATATGGCCAAAAGTTGTTTGATGGTGAGTCTCAAGGTTATTTTGTTATCTATCCGAGTCCGACCGACGAATTAAATTTGAAATTGTTGGTTAACCGCAGAATTGATTTATTTCCCATCGACCGTCTCGTTGGCATCGATATGATGAAAAAGCATTTCAGCAATGCATTGCACAACGTGCGTTATGACCCTGAGCCGTTAAGAGTCGTGGAGTTGTATTTGCTGATATCGAAAAATACAACGCGAGGTGAATGGTTGAAAGCCCGGTTTGATGAAGGGATGAATATTCTGGATCAAAAAGGGGTATTGAATGAGTATTTTGAAGAAGCCCATATCGTACCGCGTTGA
- a CDS encoding PilZ domain-containing protein: MNAQHDRAYIRHPSSIPIEVEPFCVHQQLCLQLQDMSVGGLSFQSPVNFHRGAMVKIRILGTKPVFRVNGVVQWCKSVNDHYELGVEFLREDDAFRVRMMEQVCHIEHYRNRQLKRGRRLSKNKASLEWIAKHGARFPH, from the coding sequence ATGAATGCTCAACATGATCGTGCTTATATCCGCCATCCTTCCAGTATTCCCATCGAAGTGGAACCGTTTTGTGTTCATCAGCAGCTCTGTCTGCAATTACAGGATATGAGTGTTGGAGGACTATCCTTCCAGTCTCCGGTAAATTTTCATCGTGGTGCCATGGTTAAAATCAGGATCCTGGGTACCAAGCCTGTGTTCAGAGTCAATGGTGTGGTTCAGTGGTGTAAAAGTGTGAATGATCACTATGAACTCGGCGTTGAGTTTTTGCGTGAGGATGATGCCTTCCGAGTGCGCATGATGGAGCAGGTTTGTCATATTGAGCACTATCGCAATAGGCAGCTCAAACGTGGTCGCCGTTTGAGTAAAAATAAGGCCTCACTGGAATGGATCGCTAAACATGGCGCTCGATTTCCTCACTAA